The stretch of DNA CTGTCACTAAATATTTATCATTTTTCCATGAATCCCTTTTAAGgtcattttagtttaaaaaaatcccaagagCTCCCTCCCCCGCTGGCTCCTCCCATTTCCATGGAGATGGTCCAGAGACTCAACCACTGTAAACTGGAGTGTGGTCCAGAGGTTGAGAGACGGGGATCTTTCCACTTCTAGGTTCCCCCTAAATCACAGAGGATGTCTCCAGATCTAGCCACCCCCTTCACCCGCCAAAACAGGAAATGACGAGATTCCCCCATCTCCATGTTCTAGAGCATGCTCTAGACTCCAGCCCTATCCCAATCCTAGAGGAACCCTACCACCACCTGTCACTTCCCATGGTCTAGTGCACGTTCTAgattcctcctgccccagcccctcctccaggcCTCGAGAGACACCCACCTTCTGCCAATCCCTGTGTTCTAGAGCATGGTCTCGATTCTTCAGCTTTGCCCCCCATTCTGGAGAGACCCCCCCTACCTCCTGCCAGTCTCGAAGTCCTAGGTTCAGCTCTAGATTTCACCTCCTCCACAAGCCCTGCATGGACAGGGGCACACCTCCACAGATGGCATGGTGGGGGAGACCCCTGGCTGGTTCTCCACTTGGGCCTGAGGGGCCAGTCTGCATCGACCAAGCCCCACAGCGGGCTGGACCCTTAGACTTTGCCCCTGCCCCATCAAATCTACAAACACCCTTCCCAGCTCCACAACAACCAAGCCTCCTTAcacctctgtgcagaggccaGCCCCAGGGCACCCCCCTCTGACCCAGGAGCTGCTAGGGGTGCTTGGCTCAGCAggagttttgggggggggagatttgGAAATGGGGAGCATTGGGGTGGAAGCAGCAacatgggggcagaggaggagggggaagtctCAACCACTGTAAACTGGAGTGTGGGGATTGATCCCTTTCCTCACCATGACCGGGGATGGAGGTGTCCCATCTTCCAGCCCAGACTTGACAGCCCCCCCATGACAACAACCTGGACTTCTCTCATTCAGTCACCCCTCCCAACAGTATTTGGGGGCTCCCTTCCTATGGCTAAAATAGAGGGGGAAACCCTTCCCAGAGTGAAACAAGTGAACGCCTTCCCCCCCGCCCTGGTGTATGGCTGAACTGCCCCCCCATTGGGGTCTGTCAGTAGAGAAAGAGTTAATTCCATCCCTGCCAGAGGTACCTGGCCCCCTCCTTAAATCTCCTTGATTAAGTAACtcatattaataaacaaaaagaagAGGCTGAGAAGAGCTTCCCTCTCCCTGTGACAACCCCCGCCCCATGCTCCAGGGGACACAGCCCCTCATCCTCCCATCCCTAATCTCCCCCTTAGATATACTGGGGTACCCCGAGCCAACCTCTGCCCCTTAGATATCCTGGGGTCTCCCCATGCCCACTTCTGCCCCATAAAATATACTAGGGCCCCCCCATGCACACCTCTGTTCCTTAGATATACTGGGGTCCCCCCCATGCGCACCTCTGCCCCATTAAATATCCTGGGGTCCCCGTGTCCACCTGTGCCCCACTCCAGGCTGGCTGCGAGCCGGACTGTGTCtgccccagggcggggctggccccactCACCATTTCTTGGTGCACTCCACCATCAGCTCCTGGTAACAGGCCACGAAGTGAAACTTGGAGGCGCGTTTGCCCACGCGCTGGAGTCTCTTCCACGCGGAGCTCATCGCGGCTCGTGGGGGGTCCCGCGGAGCAGCCCCCGGCCGAGCCGGGCCAGGCGCCTCTCAGGTCACGGCTGCCTGCGCGGCCCCGGCCGATGCCCCTCGATGCCCATAGTCCCAGACCCCGAGGCTGCCGGAAAACGACACCCGAGCGGCGGCGGCTTGGATGCGGGCACTGAGCCAAAGGGGCTTCCCGAAAAATCACGGGTGGCTTGATTCACCCCCCGGACACCCCGATCCCTAAGGGGGCTGCGCTGCCCCCGGACACTCCGATCTCTGGGAGGCTGGGCTCCCCCCCGACAcatgggggggggctgggctcccCCCGGACACCCGATTCCTGGAGGGATGGACTCTCCCCCCTCCCGTGGGGGGCCTGGGTACCCCCGACACCCCAATCCCTGAGGGGGTTCTTGGCTCTGCCCCCCGGCCCGCACACCCCGATTTTGGCTCTCACCTCCGGTGTCTCCCCGGTCCCGCTCTCTGCCCCCGGGCCAGACGCCGGGCGGGTCAGTTCCAACTCGGTTCCCGTGTCCGAGCCCGACAGGGAGAGAAGGGAAACTCCGGCGACTGCGAGAGAACGAGGGGCCGAGGGAGCCGTGCCAGGCTGCCAGCGCCTGTCGGCCGGCCGTGTCTGCGCTTCCTGGATCCCGCACGCCCCTCCCCGGGACTCGGGGTGCCGGGGGTGAGcgctgggccgggctgggccgAGCTCGCCCCGCGCAGGAAGTTCGCGCGGAGACGAAACTAGAAGCAGAAGGGGGCGAAAGGAGAAGTAGAGACAGGCGCAAGcccggctccccccacccagggagcaggggtggggggcagggcggggctgggggtaaATGGGGCCCTTACTGGAAATGCGACCCACCAGGGTGGTCGCTTTAGCCCAGGCACGTCTGGGGGGTAAGGGAGAGCTCtgacattgggggtgggggtatatggggagaaggggagggggctaaatggaggggatggggaaagagtGGGGGTAGTGAGGGGGGACGGGAAGAGCGGGGGGTTGATGGTGTGGGGGAGGTGCAGATGGGGGGCAGCTTGGGAGATGGACAGCAGCTGCCCCCCCAACAGTCAGGGATTCACAGTTATGGGGCACAGGtcttgtgggggtgggagaaggggtaaATAGATCTGAGGTTGGTTAAAAGAGTCCCACTGCACTCCTATGCCACCTTCTCTGGACACCCCCCCAATATGTGCCCCCCCATCATTACTTCACTGAGGAACTAGGTTATCTCAGTCCTGGGGGGGATGAGGCAGGGGAGGTGACACAGCGTGAGTGGGGGGAGAGGATCGCAACAGGGGGTCACAAGTGAGACTAGCCTGGAGACAGACTCTCCCCTCTCCCTGTAACTTTCCcagcccaacccccctgcccctcccccacagaaccccacccccacccccctgctcacaTAGCTGCCCGTGGGCTCAGTGGGTATAAATACCCAGTAAGCCGAGCTGGGTCCTGGCATCGGAGCCGCCTGCGCTCTGGGGTGGAAAATTCACCACCCCAAATTTAGAAACGGCCTGCCAGGCCCAGAGAGCAGCCAGTTCCCCCAGCCCCGGGCGGGGGCCTCCTGCCACACGCAGCCTCCTGCAAATGTGCATACACCAGCACAGGTGTTGGCACAAGGATCCCTGCCCGGcagggtcacacacacacaagccacaAGCCCACAGGCCTCCCCCTGGCTCCCCTGCGGCTACTCCCGCCCGGCCACAGGCGGGTGCACAAGCCTGTGGCCACACGTCTGCCTGTCACTAGTGTGTGTGTCACGCGTCTCAGGGCATCTGGACAGCCAGGGGCGGTTGATGGTGAGCTCATGTGCCCCATCTTGGACTCCTGCCACGCTCCAAACACAGGTCTGGATATGGGATgagcccttccccgccccccaccctgccccaggggTTGACATGACCATTccaaagcgtgtgtgtgtgtggagcggggggcAATGCCCCCGTCAACCCTGTGTCCCCGCTGCCCCATACAAAACCAGCTGCCTCTGACTTAACGGCTGAATCACCAGCCCCCACCTCAAAGTTTACTCACCAGAATCTGCATCTGAACCAGGGTGTCACATCTTGGTCCTCACTCCTGTCGCACaggcccctgctaccccagccctgggacttcccccaagccctgctgctgcccctcactcctgtcCGACAGCCCAACGGATGCACTCCCAAACCCACCCAGACCCTTTCCATTGTGGTTTCTCTTGCCAAGCACTGAGCGATCTGTGGGCTCCTGGGCTCCTCTAGCCCTGCACACCCCACCTGGGAAGGAAGGGcgagagggggtggggctgtcagTTTGGGAAGAACTGGCAGCTCCTTCCCAGTCTGCCTCTacccaccccaccctccaatTCCGGTGTAGGGGGCACAAACCTGGGGGCTGacagcagagcagggatgggcagcTGCAGAACACACTGCTGAACCCTAgggggcacagggggcagggcagacgAACAGACTGGTGCACTGTGTGCTCCAAGGGCACTCAGCCATGGGAGTCCTGGAGCCTGCGGAGGTCTCTGGACTcatttggggcaaaaaaaaataagcaaacaaagaGTAGAaagctgacccccagccccacactgtgCTCCTAGAGgtgagactagaacccaggagtcctggctcccagcccacccacTAGACCCCATCATGCTCCCAGAGCTGTAGAGTTGGTATAATTTAGACCACTcagctgccctgcagctgggagaaggGTTGGGGTAGGATGTATTGTCCACAGTCCAGCcaggcccaggccctgctgtGAGGCCCGGCTCCCTCCctggagtgggatggggaggggctaaGGATAACAGGCCCACAGaattgccccccctcccccctgcaggggGCTTCCTGCCAGAGCTGCTGGGTGAGAATAGGAGGAAGTGGGGCTGGCAAGGCCACTGTGTGTGGGGATCCTGCCGACCTGAGCCGGACACGGCTTGGGCCTGAGGGTTCAGGGACCCCAGTGTCCCCTCAATCAGCCAGGGGGGGATGGACACAAAGATTGGCTGGGCCTGGAGGGATAGGATTCCTCCGCCCCCCACATCCTGCTGATGGAACCATGAGCCCATCTCCCTGGAGGTCGAAATTCAGACCCATGGCCCCGCCTGCTGGCCATGAACAGTCCCTGCAAGAATTCTCTCCAAGACAGTTTTTGCCAGGGCTCagcctctgggcttggcagttcctaGCCCCAGGACCTCTGGGCTTGACTGTTcctagccctggcacctctgggcttgccatgtcagttatgaaagtaaaaagattgcttgagccctggcatctctttcattacaaattaaacagtGCACAGAGCCTGCCAGGTtcaacacccctgccccttctgtcCCCAAGCAGGTGGGACAGGAGCAACCGCTGGGTTTTTTGGGGAGAACATGGTGTCACCAACCCCGAACATTCAAACACCACAAGATGAGCCCCAAAATCACACCATGACAAGGAAAGATGAAACCATGGTTTggagtctgtctccccatgttcCTCCCACACTGCTGGGACCCCTCCCATTGGGCTGCTTGCCCTAtgccgccctcctcccccactgccaggACCCCTCCATGACCCCCCTTGCCCTGTGCTCCCCATGTCACTCTCCTCCCCAGCTGCTGAGATCGgtcctccatccccctcccctcctgcagtCTTCAATGGGCCCAGCTGGCAATTGGAATGGGGACCAGGTAACTCTTGGTCCTGTCAGTTACCCTGTGGGGCCAGTGAGGGTGTGGGGACAAAACTAGAATTCCAGTGGGTCCGACACAAATGCTGCAGTTATTTTCCcaagtcctgactcccactcctaGGTACTGGAATAATACACGGCCGAGTCAGTTTCTGAGGATTTATTCAACAGCTGTGGTGGGGTTCGAGCCCCAACATGCTGTATATATTACATTTCACCTCTCTCACTTCtggaagggtttgtttttttttcccctatgtgtcaaatgtttttaatttttttttttaaaatatctttaaagtGGCCATTTTTGGCTCATGGCTGAGGCACTAAAAACTGCTAACATGATCCTACCCACAGCAATGCCGGAAAATGcactgccccagcctctccccacatGGGGCGCTATAGGGAGCGGGGCAGGTGTGCTGGCTGTAGATCCCAGATACTCCAGCCCTGGTCTCCCCCAGCAGGGCGGGCTGTAGTGAGCAGGGCAGAAGCAAGCgctggctgcagagggagggcCAGGCTACGCCAGCCCTGGTCTCTCCCAGCAGGGGATGCTGTTGAGCGCTCCCAGCTACACATTCTACTACGTCGAAAGGGGGTGAGGCTGTGGTGGCCATGGGGCTCAGATGGTGATGTGGAAGGAGTCCTGCAGCCACTGGTCACGGGAGTtctggggctgaggcaggctgAGCCGGCCCAGCAGTGGGGTCTCCTTGCGCACGTCGGGGCCCGGTGGCTCCACCTCAAACTCATCGTCCTCATCAGAGAAGCCGTTCTCAGCAGCGTAGGAGCCCTCGGAGTGCAGGGACGACGACATGTCCTGGAACAGCCCCTTGTACTCCTGGATCGACTCGTACAGCGACCAAAGCTGGCACAGCAGGGACATGTCCAGCTGGCGCAGGCCCACCTGGGGGGATAGGGACCGGGAGGGTCTGTCACAGTTGGGTCTGTTCCTTCTCATGGCTCCCTGGTACCCCTCAGGctcagtcccaacccacagcctcACGGCTCAGCCAGTGACTCAGTCCACACCTCGGCTGCCTGCTATTCCACCCCACCAACAGTGTGGCTGTCTCTGCTGTCCCCTGCTGGGAGGAATGAgacctgcgctgtgtgtgtgttctcataCCTATAGACACTCACAGCATGTGTGCACTATTTCATGAGTGTCAGGGCCTGTACACACAGTTATCACCACACGTTTATTCTATGAACACAGTGCACATTCACAGCAGCATGGCAGTGTGGGGGCACACGCGCTTTCATCTgggtttgtacaatgcctagcgcaatgggggcctgctccatgatgagggctcctagatgctagtactcttcctcttcttccttcttgCTACTTCCTTATCCGGGGTTGGTGACCTTTACAGCCTTCTTCTTCCAAACCCCATGATCATACAACTGGCTGTTGTGCAAACTGATCTCTCTAAGTTCTGCTTATATCTGGTCcatgtcataagaacataatggccataaagggtcagaccaatggtccatctagcccagtaccctgtcttctgacaatggctggTGACAGATgtttcagatggaatgaacaaaacagggcaattacagagtgatccatcccctgttgtccagtcccagcttctggctgtccgagggttagggacacccagagtgaggggttgcatccctggccatcttggctaatatgtATATGATGTCCCAAGTCTTTGGCTTCCCCCTGGGCCGTCTTCTCTTCACAATCATTGTAAGGGCCATCCTACCAATATATCCTTGGGGGTCCCCACTGGACATGTCTATGCCAATGCAGCCTGGCCTCCCTCAACTTGTCTTCAATGGGGCAACCTCCATTAGGCCCCTCACAACCTCattttactactactactaattacACAGAGATGAAgctttcaaggccagaagggatcattagatcatctggtctgacctcctgtatagcacaggccagagaatatCCACCATATGTACAGAACACACTTTATACACAGCATGGACGTtcacacagacacacgtgcaTTTGAGCCCAGACCCAACACAATGCTACACACACAGGTACACAAACATGCACCTGTCTGCACCCCCCACATGCTAGATATTTGCaatacacacacaccacaatACCCACATGCATGTGAGGCACATGCTGTTGTATATGCTCCCTCCACCTACACATACAGAGACACCAACACAAAGTTACACATGCACATGGACACAAACACAATCAGAGACACTTTGACCCCGGTGCCAATCACATTCAGTCATGCCAACTCCAAGCAGTTGAAAAATTGTAAGCCAGACACTCCCTGTCCCCGAATATATAATCATGGGTCCTATTTCTTTGCTTGCTGCCTTGGAGTCCTGCGGTGGGCGTAGGGGGACAGCTGTAGCTTGGCCACATTCTCCAGCTTTTCCCCAGGAAAGAAGAGCTAGACACTAGCTGATGTTGTTTGTCAGGGTGCAACCGTgtcagctggggtgtgtgtgatttTACACCCGTAGAGCTGTAGGAGGACAATACCTAGCGTGGCTGCAGTGATACTGGGATAAAGGTGCCTTAGCCTAGTTTTGTTTAGTCCCCTTCTCAATCAGGAATAGCTATCCTGGGATTAGCATCTTTATCACAttatagctgcatccacactagtaGGCATTGCTGTACTTTAGCCCAGAGCTGTTCGAGCAGGACAGCTTTGGGGTGTGGACAAGGGCTAATCAAAGAGAGCTGGCAACTCTCCCACAATTCCCTGCCCGGGGCTTCTAGAGCAACACTGAAAATGGTGAGAGTCGCAGTGAGACATGGCGAAATCCCCCAGCCCCACAAAGGTCCCGAGCTCTGGGAGGCaagtcttccccctctcccaaacATGTATACACACTGCCTGCTGCCCCAGGGACCCCAGCAGGCCCACCCCGGCTAAGGGGAGCATCGGAGGCCGAGGGAACCTcgtgggagggcagaggggctgTGCCACATGGGAGAGGCTGTGCTATGGGGGGCAGGGGCGCAGTTACCATCTCCTTGCGCAGCATGGCCAGCGCCGAGTCCAGGTTGGCCGGTTTGCTCCGCAGCAGCTTCTCAGAGGCCACCCGTGACTTGCTCAGGTCGTCCTGGATCCGTGTCTTCTTGCTGTACACTTTCTCAATCTCACGCCACGAGCCACCACTGGAGTTGAGGATCCCGCTGAGGCCCTTGGGAAGTGGGGGGAGCCCTTCGATGGAGCAGACATTGCCCCCCAggcagtcctggggtggctggaggccgTTCATCGTGGACAGGAGacggggaaagaaagaaagagctccTAGGGAAATAAGCCCAGCCAATGGCAGAGGTGTGTCTGGGCCACGCTGGGTTATACAGGAATCTCCCTTTCTGTCCCCTTCCAAAGCCTGATTCTCCGGGGTCGGGGACAGGGCTCTTTTTACTAGGCTCCCAAACAATGTCTGCGAGGGGTCAGCCAGAACCGAGCTAACTATGCCCCAGTAGGACCGTCCTGGCGGCCAGCAGCCCCTGCCCGGGGGCCGTCTGC from Eretmochelys imbricata isolate rEreImb1 chromosome 7, rEreImb1.hap1, whole genome shotgun sequence encodes:
- the FAM89B gene encoding leucine repeat adapter protein 25, with product MNGLQPPQDCLGGNVCSIEGLPPLPKGLSGILNSSGGSWREIEKVYSKKTRIQDDLSKSRVASEKLLRSKPANLDSALAMLRKEMVGLRQLDMSLLCQLWSLYESIQEYKGLFQDMSSSLHSEGSYAAENGFSDEDDEFEVEPPGPDVRKETPLLGRLSLPQPQNSRDQWLQDSFHITI